The Leucothrix mucor DSM 2157 DNA window TGGTTCTAGCGGATGAAAATTTCAGCATGTTGAATGTTGCCAATATTTAATATCAAGATAAGGCGATTACCTCGTGATTTAAGGCTTTTTATCTTAATGTGCTTACTTTGATGTAACATCTTTGCCAGTAGATAGAATCCAATTTTTGACCAACTCACAGAGACATAAACCTTATGACCCTGCATCCGGCCAACCAATCTCCCGACTCATCTCAGCCCGCCACTGTTGTCGATCTCCGGCAGTTAAGCTTTTCTTACACCATGCAAGACTCCACGCTGGACGTGTTGATCGACGTTGATCTAACGCTGCAGCAAGGCGAAACTGTGGCGATATTAGGTCCGTCGGGCTCTGGTAAAACCTCGCTGTTATTGTTGCTTGCCGGTTTGGAGCAGCCCACTAGCGGCTCGATTCTATTGGATAATAAAGACCTCGCCAGCTTGGATTCGGATGCATTGGCAGATCTTCGCCGCGATAGTCTGGGGGTTGTATTTCAGTCATTCCATCTGGTCCCGAGTTTAACGGCTTTGGGGAATGTTATGTTGCCGCTGGAAATTGCAGAACGTGACAATGCCCGCCAAACCGCAACGGCGATGCTGGAGCGGGTCGGGCTGGCCGAGCGGGCAGGGCATTATCCAACACAGTTATCAGGGGGCGAGCAGCAACGAGTGGCCCTTGCGCGTGCTTTAGTCCACCAGCCACGCTTATTATTGGCCGATGAGCCAACCGGTAACCTCGATGCCAAAACCGGTGAGCGTATTATCGAATTACTGTTTGGCTTAAACCGGGAAAGTGGCTCGACCATGATTTTGGTGACGCATGATGAAGACATCGCAGCGCAGTGCCAGCGGGTGTTTCGTCTACAGCAAGGTAAATTAGTGGAGGATGCCCCCAATGCGCTTCCTGCTTAGTTTAGCTTGGCGTGACTTGCGAGCCAGCGGTCGTTCGCTGTGGATTTTTTGTGCCTGTTTGGTGTTGGGCGTTACTTTAGTCTCAGCCAGTGGCAGCTTGTATCGCTTGGTCAGTGATGGTTTATTGTCGGATACACGCCAGTTATTAGGTGGAGACTTACAGGTAAGTTCCAATCAGCCACGACCACTACCCGATGAGGCGCTGGATTGGATGAGGCAAAACGGCAAGGTCTCGCAACTTATCGAACTGCGTACTATGCTCGGAACGCCACAAGATGATTTTGTGCTGATCGAGCTGCAAAGTGTTGACGATTTGTATCCGCTGTATGGCAGTCTGCAACTCGAACCCGAGGAGCCGTTATCCGAGCTGATCAGTAATCAGGAAGGGCGCTGGGGCGTGGCTATCGACAATTCGCTAGCGGTGCGTTACGACCTAAATGTCGGCGACTCGGTGTCGATCGGTAGCCTGCAAATGGACGTGCGCGCACTCATCAAAAAACAGCCGGATCGTAATCTAACAGCGGATTGGCGCGGTTCTCCGGTACTAATTTCCCCGCAAGCAATCAGCGATGCGCAGTTACTCCAGCCCGGATCACGGGTTGAGTACGATTACCGAGTGGCGACCGAAATGCCAGCGG harbors:
- a CDS encoding ABC transporter ATP-binding protein, which translates into the protein MTLHPANQSPDSSQPATVVDLRQLSFSYTMQDSTLDVLIDVDLTLQQGETVAILGPSGSGKTSLLLLLAGLEQPTSGSILLDNKDLASLDSDALADLRRDSLGVVFQSFHLVPSLTALGNVMLPLEIAERDNARQTATAMLERVGLAERAGHYPTQLSGGEQQRVALARALVHQPRLLLADEPTGNLDAKTGERIIELLFGLNRESGSTMILVTHDEDIAAQCQRVFRLQQGKLVEDAPNALPA